Part of the Candidatus Omnitrophota bacterium genome, CCCAATTTCGATCCGGTGATCGAAGGCGGGCAATGGGGCGAGGAGAATGTAAGCGAAGGCGCATTCGAAAAGCAGGGATATTTTCCCGCCATTCCCTTTACCGTCAATACCATTCCGCAACAAGGCAGCGTTCCGCCATTGCAGAAATTCGTATTCATCGCGGGGCAGTATAATAAAGAAAAGCAGACGGAACGCTTGTATACGGAAGTGAAGTACAGCACATACTACACGGGAGAGAAGACGGACGCTATCGCTCCAACCCTATCGGAGCCTTTTATGAAAACAGAAAGCGAAGCGCAAGTAAGCCTGCAAGGCTGGGATCAAAACAACGAACCGTTGTATCGCGTGATTCTAACCTATACGGACAGCGAAGGCGAATGGAAGGCGCTGGATATGACGAAGTCCAACGCCAATCCGAAGGAATGGCAAGCGAGACTAGCTTACAATCCAGACATAGAATTTTTCATCCAAGCGGTGGACGCCTTGGGCAATGTAAAATATCTGGACAATCGAGGGCAGTATTACAAGCCCGCCCCGCCTACGAGCATCGATTTATATACATTGTTGAAATTGACGGTGGAAGGATTTTAACGGCTGTATAGGGAAATGGATTCCGCCCAATCGAGAAGCATAGATTGTGAAAGTACAGTTTCCTTCAAGGAGCGTGAGGAAAAAGATGGCTTCCTTCGCTGGAACCGCCGTATTGGCCGTCATTACTTTATATATTTTTTTCCGGTGGTTCGAGCGGATCAACGTCTGGGCGCCTACGCGGGAATTGATCGCGACGCCTGAGATTGTGGGATTGAATTACGAGGATGTTTACTTCGCCGCGGCGGAAGGCGTTAGATTGCATGGATGGCATATCCCCTGTGAATCGGCGCGCGCAGCACTGCTTTTCTGTCATGGCAACGGTGGTAATATCAGCCATCGCACGGAGAGTATGAGGCAGCTGCATTCGCTGGGGGTACACATCTTCATATTCGATTATCGCGGATACGGCCAAAGCGAAGGGCGGCTGTCGGAAGCGGGAACTTATGCGGATGCGCTAGCGGCTTACGAATGGCTGCGGGCGAAGCATCCCGATGCGCCCATCGTTCTCTTCGGGCGTTCGCTGGGCGCGAATATCGCCGCCGATTTGGCGTTGAAGACGGATGCGGCGGCGTTGATTTTCGAGAGCGGTTTCACCTCGGTGGAAGAGTTAGGCAAAGAGATTTTTCCCTTTCTCCCCATCCATTTTCTTCACACGATCGACTATGACGCCCAATCCAAAATCCCCAACATTCAAACGCCGATTCTTTTCATCCACAGCCCCGAAGACGACATTATTCCTTACCATCACAGCCAAAAACTATACGCCGCCGCTACGGCGAAAAAGGAACGCTTAATCATTCACGGCGGGCATAACGATGGATTTATTCTATCGGAAGCGGAATACTTGCGGGGGATAGATTCTTTTTTGGAACGAGTTCTTCCCGCCGCCGAACAATAACCCTACATTCGATTTTCACGAACCGATCAGTTCCTTGATCGCTGTTATCAATAGCGGCAAGTCCAAGGGTTTTTTGAAGATGCGGTCGGCGCCGGAATTTTTGGCGATTTCCAAATAATCCCCCGCATCGACGATGCC contains:
- a CDS encoding alpha/beta hydrolase, which encodes MASFAGTAVLAVITLYIFFRWFERINVWAPTRELIATPEIVGLNYEDVYFAAAEGVRLHGWHIPCESARAALLFCHGNGGNISHRTESMRQLHSLGVHIFIFDYRGYGQSEGRLSEAGTYADALAAYEWLRAKHPDAPIVLFGRSLGANIAADLALKTDAAALIFESGFTSVEELGKEIFPFLPIHFLHTIDYDAQSKIPNIQTPILFIHSPEDDIIPYHHSQKLYAAATAKKERLIIHGGHNDGFILSEAEYLRGIDSFLERVLPAAEQ